The Candidatus Desulfovibrio trichonymphae region ATGGCTGGCGTGAACATCATTCGCCGCGCCATTGAGGAGCCGTTGCGCCAGATTGCCCACAACGCCGGATTTGAAGGCTCTATTGTGGTGGAAAAAGTGCGCCAGGGCAAGGGCGGCTTCGGTTTTAATGCCGCTTCCGGCGAGTATGAAGACCTCATCAAGGCCGGTGTCATTGACCCCAAAAAGGTCACGCGTACTGCCCTGCAGAACGCCGCTTCAGTAGCCTCCCTGCTCCTGACGACGGAATGCGCCGTGGCTGAAAAGCCGGAACCAAAGAAAGATGCTGCTCCGTCCATGCCCGGCGGCATGGGTGGCATGGACGGCATGTACTAGCCTAGGCCCCGGCAGGCCCGAAAAATGTGGCAATAAAAGCCCTCGTACAATCGCCCCCATCAGGTGGACAAAGTGAGAAAGAGCCCCTAGACTAATCCTTTGAAAACCTGATGGGGGGTTTGTATGTTAGCTGCTCAAAGCCGGGGACGACCATGGGCAAGACGACTACAATCCCCTTGCCTTCAAAAATCAAAGTGATCAAAACCGTGAAGGTCCTCCAGCGGCTCGTCGTTGCAGAGAATGCCGGGCTCCGCCGTGACCTCTCCTATATGCGTGAAGCCGGGAACTGCCGTTTTTAATGCTGCAAGCATGTCCGGCGCGCAGGAGCCGAGCAGGGCATAGTCCTCCCCGCCGATCAGCGCTTCGCGTACAGGGTCTTGTTTGTTATCTTCCGCACAGCGCCGGACTTCCGAGTGTAAAAGACGCTCCGGCAGACGAATAACCGCACCCGGCCCCTGCGGCGCGGTCTGACTGTATTGTGCGCCGTCTGCGTGCAGCAGACGGCGCAGATCGCGGGCAATGCCGTCAGAAATGTCCATAAGCGCCGGCGGACGGGCGTTGGCCCCCGCGCGCGCGAGCATGACGCCCGCGTCTATCTGCGGCGTGGGGCGCAAATGAGCCGCACAGGCGCAAGGCCAGTCGCGCAGCGCGCTACGGCCGTGAGCTTCCAGCATGCGCAAGCCAACGCGCGCGAGCCCCAGCGTCCCTATAACAAAAAGACAATCCCCGGGCACAGAGCCACTGCGGCCTAAAAAAACGCCGCTTGGCGAGATTCCGCCCCAGATGGTTATGGCAATGTGTACGCGTTCGCAGGCTGCAATATCCCCACCCGCAAGGGCTATGCCGTGTTTATCCGCCAGCTCGGCCATACTGCTGTAAAAAGCGTCGAGCCAGACCATGTCTGTCTGTGGCGGCAGACCAAGACATAGGGTGAAAGCGAACGGCTGGGCGCCGCAGGCCGCCATGTCGCTTATATTGACGGCCAGGGCTTTGTGGCCTGCTTCTTCAGGGGTAAAATAAGAACGGCGAAAATGAACGTCTTCCAAAAAAAGGTCGCTGCTCACGCACAGCGGTCGTCCGGCTTTGAGCAGCGCAGCGTCGTCGCCGCGGCCCAACAGCAGAGAAGCATGAGCGAGCGGAAAATGCTGCGCAAGGCAGGAGAGGACGACGTCTTCAGAACAAGGCGGAGGCATGTCAGTCTTCCATCAGTAAATATTCCGCCAGAATAATCTTCAGACCGAAACCGGGGAAATTGACCTGCACTTTGTCCGGCGGCAGATGTTTCACTATTTTTCCCCTGCCGAAAATACGGTGACGGCAAGCACCGCATGCCGGCGATCGCGCTGGTTCTCCTTCCGTGTTCCGCAGGGAATCGCAAGAGGGATGAGGAGAACGGGCCGGATGTGAAATTTTACGTCGCGTCAGCGTGCCGCCCAGACTCTCCACCCATTCCTCTGCAAGGCCCAAGGGTAGTTCGCGAACAAAAGGGCTTTGACTCACGTACAGGTTGCCGCGTGTGGCCCGGCTGTAAATGGAGGCGGGGGCGTACAAGTCAAGATTTTTGCGGGCACGGGTACAGGCAACATACATAAGCCGGCGTTCTTCCTCAAAATCATCCGGTCTTGCCAGAGCGTGCCGTGAGGGAAATCGGTCTTCAACAAGATCAATGATCAGTACGGCGTTCCATTCCAGCCCCTTGGCCGAATGTACGGTAGACAGGGTAATGCGATTTTCGTTGTCGCTTCCATCCGCTTCGGGCGATTCCAGCGCGAGGTCGGCTACGAAGATATCCAGCTCCGCATAGCCTGCGGCCATCTGGATAATTTCTTCTAGACCTTGCCTGCGGCGCGGCCAGTCATCAGGGTAGAGGAATTCCAGCTTGGGAAAATAGTGCTCCAATACGGCGCTGAAAATGTCCTCCGGCTTTTGTTGCAGAGCGCGCAGTTTGTCTACAAAACCAATATCCTCCTGCAAACCGGGATAACGGGCTAGAGCTTTGGACGTGATCGCCGGGTCGCAGAGTGACAATGCGGCATAAACTTTCTGCACCGTCTTTGGTCCGATGCCGCTGTGCAAAGCCGCCACACGCGCGAAGGCCGGCATGTCCAGCAGGTTGAGTACAAGACGCGCGTAAGCGACAATGTCTTTGACATGAGCGGCCTCAGTGTAACGCAGGCCTCCGTATTTGCGAAAGGCTATCCCTGCCTGTTGCAGGGCCATTTCCAGATGGTAGGAATGAAAGCCCGCACGGAACAGCACGGCAATTTCATGCGGCAGATATATGTCAAGCAATTCACGTATGCGGCGAACCACCAGAGTGGCTTCACTCATGTCGCTCAAAGGCATGACAAGACGCACAGGGTCGCCGCCTTCCGTACGGGTAAAGAGCGTCTTGTGGAAAGACTCCGCCGCGTTCGCCAGCAAACTGTTAGCCACCTCCAGCACCGGCTTTGTGGAACGATAGTTTTCTTCAAGGCGAATAACGCGCGTTCCAGGAAATATTTTTTGAAAATCAAGTATATTCCGTACATCTGCGCCACGAAAAGCATAGATGGACTGGGCCTCGTCGCCCACGGCCATCACATTGCACGGATCAGCCCCTACTTCCCCTGCAGCCCTGACACCGGCCAGAAGACGCGTGATGCGGGCCTGCACTCTGTTGGTATCCTGGTATTCGTCCACCAGAATATGGGTAAAACGCCGACGCAAGATTCGCGCGGCCGTCTCGTCAGCCAGCAGCCCCTCCAACTCGAACAGCAGATCATCATAATCGAACAGGCCCTTTTCACGACGCCATGCCGTATAGGCGACTTCGAGCGACACCAGGGCTTCAGAGTGCGGCAGCAGATGAAAAGCCTCCCTCTCAAGCACATCCGCAAGCGGCAATTCTTTGTTGCGGGCCTTGCTGAAAAAGCCAGCTATGGTTTGTGTTTTCGGGAAGGAACGATCCCCACGTCCCAGCTTGAGTGCCTCTTTGCAGTGTCGTATCGCGTCGGTAATATCTGACGCGTCCATGAGAGTGAAGGGGCGGCCATTCAGCCAGAGCGGATGGTTAGCGCGCAACGCTCCGTACGCGAACGCGTGAAAAGTGCCTCCTTGCGTTCTGGACAGACCCGCGCCAAGCAACAATCCCGCTCTGTGAAGCATCTCATGAGCGGCCTTGCGCGTGAAGGTCAACAACAGAATGGACTCGGGCGGCGTGCCGTGCTCCACAAGCCAGGCCAGACGATAGATGATGGTGCGTGTCTTCCCGCTGCCCGCGCCGGCCACCACAAGCACAGGGCCGTCGCCGCTGGTGACGGCTTCATACTGTGCTTCGTTCAGGGTAGCGGTGTAGTCAATCATATTTTATGAGAACCAACTATCTTTTGCGATATGACGGCTCACGCTTGCAGGCGGAACACGGTCAGGCGTCAAGCGTTCCTTTGGCATTCAACGCGTCAGCGATCTCGCGCAGAGCGGAAAGACTGCTCATCGCTTCTTCCTCGGTCAGGACATGCAACGCAAATCCGGCATGAACAATGAGAAAATCGCCGATTTTGGACG contains the following coding sequences:
- the thiL gene encoding thiamine-phosphate kinase, translating into MPPPCSEDVVLSCLAQHFPLAHASLLLGRGDDAALLKAGRPLCVSSDLFLEDVHFRRSYFTPEEAGHKALAVNISDMAACGAQPFAFTLCLGLPPQTDMVWLDAFYSSMAELADKHGIALAGGDIAACERVHIAITIWGGISPSGVFLGRSGSVPGDCLFVIGTLGLARVGLRMLEAHGRSALRDWPCACAAHLRPTPQIDAGVMLARAGANARPPALMDISDGIARDLRRLLHADGAQYSQTAPQGPGAVIRLPERLLHSEVRRCAEDNKQDPVREALIGGEDYALLGSCAPDMLAALKTAVPGFTHIGEVTAEPGILCNDEPLEDLHGFDHFDF
- a CDS encoding ATP-dependent helicase is translated as MIDYTATLNEAQYEAVTSGDGPVLVVAGAGSGKTRTIIYRLAWLVEHGTPPESILLLTFTRKAAHEMLHRAGLLLGAGLSRTQGGTFHAFAYGALRANHPLWLNGRPFTLMDASDITDAIRHCKEALKLGRGDRSFPKTQTIAGFFSKARNKELPLADVLEREAFHLLPHSEALVSLEVAYTAWRREKGLFDYDDLLFELEGLLADETAARILRRRFTHILVDEYQDTNRVQARITRLLAGVRAAGEVGADPCNVMAVGDEAQSIYAFRGADVRNILDFQKIFPGTRVIRLEENYRSTKPVLEVANSLLANAAESFHKTLFTRTEGGDPVRLVMPLSDMSEATLVVRRIRELLDIYLPHEIAVLFRAGFHSYHLEMALQQAGIAFRKYGGLRYTEAAHVKDIVAYARLVLNLLDMPAFARVAALHSGIGPKTVQKVYAALSLCDPAITSKALARYPGLQEDIGFVDKLRALQQKPEDIFSAVLEHYFPKLEFLYPDDWPRRRQGLEEIIQMAAGYAELDIFVADLALESPEADGSDNENRITLSTVHSAKGLEWNAVLIIDLVEDRFPSRHALARPDDFEEERRLMYVACTRARKNLDLYAPASIYSRATRGNLYVSQSPFVRELPLGLAEEWVESLGGTLTRRKISHPARSPHPSCDSLRNTEGEPARSPACGACRHRIFGRGKIVKHLPPDKVQVNFPGFGLKIILAEYLLMED
- a CDS encoding HypC/HybG/HupF family hydrogenase formation chaperone; translation: MCLAIPVQVVEFLEEGMVRVRVGESQTFLTASTMLLPVPSKIGDFLIVHAGFALHVLTEEEAMSSLSALREIADALNAKGTLDA